Genomic DNA from Nonomuraea rubra:
ACAGGTAGAACAGCGCCGTGACGGTGCTCAGCACGTCGGATTCCGCGGCCGTGCACACCTTCTCCGCCAGGGCCGTGTGGATGCGCTCGTGCATGGCCGCATAGCCCTGCGGGTCGCGCCAGCGCAGGTCGGCGTTCAGCACTTCCCGCACCACGTCGTGCGGATACAGGCCGAGACTGCTCGACTCCACGAACGGCAGCCGCCGTAGCCAGTCGAACAGCCGTCCCGCGTCTCCGGGCAGCGCGGCGCGCAGCAGGTCCTCGGTCGTCACGTACGCGTGCGCGCAGATCTCCAGCGCGTGCCGGTGCGCCCGGCTGGGAACCTCGCCCACGAGCTGGTCCAGCAAGGTCGCCACCACGTCGTGCTTGGGCGTCCACCGCGTGCTCGCGCCCCCGTCCTGCACCGCGACCGCCGCTCCCAGCAGCAGCGCCAGCGGATGCCCGCCGGCGAAGGCCAGCAGCGGCTCGCGCAGCTCGTCCGCGACCCCGCAGCAGTCCATGAGAGCCTCGGCGTCCCGGGCGGGGAGGTCACGCAGCGCGAGCACCTCCAGCGCCCCCGCCCATCCCGGGTCGGCCCGCCACAGTACGTCCGGCGGGAGTCGTCCCGCGATCACCACGAGCGCGCCCACCGGCAGGCGGGGCAGGAACCTGTCGCGCAGCCACCCCTCCAGGCCCTGGACACGCTCCACGGTGTCCACGAACAGCACCGCCCGCTCGTCGCGCAGCACGGCCTCGGCCTGGGCCTGGGCCTCGGCCTCGGCCTCGGGTGCGGGCCCCAGCGTCCGGCCGTCCAGCTGGACGACCGGGCGCCCGGCCGACACGGCCTCCCGGGCGAACCGCCGCAGCAGCGCCGACTTCCCGATTCCTCCGGGACCATGAAGGTAGAGAACGTTGCACCGGCCCCCGGACAGCGCGGCGCGGAAGATCGCGAGCTCTTCCCGGCGGCCCACGAACGCCGACTCGCGTGCCGCCTGCAGGCGCCGGCCCAGTAACTCGGAGTTTCCCTTTCTTCCCGACGGCATGCGCTCAACTATTGCCTGCGAATCTTGCGAGAGTGTGAGGTGGCGCATTGTCGCAGCATTCATCGAACCGACCTGGGCTTTCATTCGGTAGATGCAGGAATCATGCATTCTGTGGCGTTGAGGTGATCTCGGCGTGATGGCTTATTGTGCCATCGGCATTCACGCCGATCTGATATCACGTCACTGGGCACACCCGTTGTCAGTTTTCATTGATGGCGCCGGCAGTAAGCATTTTCACTTCTGCGGGATTCGATGCGGGGCGCTGTTCCCGGGTTCAGACCTGATTATGTGATCCCGGTCACACACAGCGGTGTCACGCTCTCTCTCGCGATGTGATCTCATGGCGTCGGGAATGGCTCGGGGCCGGGCAACGGCCAATGAGTGGACAGGAAACCGGACTGGTCCCGTTGTCGCCGGAGGCACATGCTTTCCGTCAACGGTGGAGTCGCCTGTCGCATTCGAACCGATGATCACGGGGCATCCTGAGTCGAGGACCGGCCGCGTGCCACCCGGCGAGCCGATCAACGATGGGAGCAATGTGCCAAGAAGAACTTCTCCGCTCGCCCTCGTCCTCGTGGCGATGGCGACGTTGCTGGCCGCCACGACGTCGTGCGGGGCCGGCGGGACGGGGACCGGAGAGGAGGCCCCAGGCGCCGGCGGGAAGGGCGGCATCACCTGGGAGCCGTGCGAGGAGGAGCCCGCCGTCGAGTGCGGCAGGCTGGCTGTACCGATCGACTGGTCCAAGCCGGACGGCCCCAAGGTCGACCTGGCCCTTGCCCGGCGCAAGGCCACCGATCCCTCCGCGCGGATCGGATCCCTGCTGATCAACCCGGGCGGCCCCGGTAACTCCGGCGTGAACGGCATGTTCCGTCCCGCCGGCTTCAGCGCGGAAGTCCAGCGGCACTTCGACATCGTCGGCTACGACCCTCGCGGCGTCGCCCGCAGCGGCTCGGTGACCTGCTCGGCCTCGGTGTACAACGAGATGCCGAGCCCGATCATGACCAGCCAGGACGACTACGACAAGTGGATCTCCTTCAACAAGAGGCTGCACGCGGACTGCCGCAAGCGCACCGGCCCCCTGTACGACCACCTCGACTCGCTCAACGTGGCACGTGACATGGACGCCATCCGCGCGGCGCTCGGGGATGACAAGCTGACCTCGTACGGCGTCTCCTACGGCACGCTCGCCCAGCAGATGTACGCCGAGCTGTTCCCGGACCGGATCCGGGCCATGGTGCTGGACGGCAGCATGGACCACAGCCTGGACGCCAAGGCGTTCCAGGTGAGCGAGGCGGCCGCCGTCCAGGACGGCTTCGACGAGTTCGTCGCCTGGTGCGAACGGGACACCGGGTGCGTCCTGCACGGGCGCGACGTCCGCGCGCTGTGGCAGGGACTGCTGGAGAAGGCGAGCCGCGGCGAGCTGTACTGGCCGGGCGTCACCGGCCGCCCGGTGAGCGCCCACAACCTCAGATGGCTGGGCGTGATCCTCAACGAGGCGCCCGACTGGCGGCTGGAGGCCCAGGTGCTCAACGCCCTGGACGGCGGGCCGGTGCCGGACAACATGCCGGGCCCTCCGGGTAACGGTCCCGTGAGCGGGAACACCGCCGAACTCCCCACCGCGATCCTCTGCTCGGACTTCGACCTGTCGCTGCGGGACTACGACGAGTACGCCGACGTGATGAGCGGCGCCGGCGCGGCGGCCCCGGACATGCGGTACAACCCGATGCCGATGGGCGACATGCCGATCTGCCAGGGCCACCCGGTCACCAACCCGCAGCACCGGCTGGAGTACAAGGGCAGCGCTCCGCTCCTGGTCAGCACCTCCATGCACGACCCCTCCACGCCGTACGAGTGGTCGGCCAACGTGGCCGAGCAGTTGGGCTCCAAGGCCACGCTGTTCACCTACGAGGGCTGGGGCCACGGCATCTACGGCAAGACCCCGTGCATCACGACGGCCATGGACGGCTATCTGATCTCGCTGACCGTGCCCGCGCAGGGCACCCGCTGCCCGGCCGAAGAGCGCCAGGACTGAGGGCTGTCTCTCCGGTCGGCCGTCGCATGAATGATCCGCTGCTGCGGGCCGGCAGGCCCAGTGTCGGGAAAATGGACAGTTAACGGCCTGGGACATGGACAGCCGGATCTCCGACACTGGGCTCGCCGTACCACAGGGGCCACGGGGGACCAGAAGATGAAGGTGCACAGGCAGGGGTGGGACAACGCGATCGACCTCGTCTAGCGGTTCCTGAGAGGGACGAGCCTCGGCGCATCGACGCGCCGGGGCCGTTTCCGTGCGAGCGTGGACACGCCGCACGAAGTTCGCTCCGTACCTGGCGAGGGGATGGCCTTGGCTCACAGTGAATTGATCCGTACGGTGCCCGAGCTGCTGGCCCGGCACGCGGCCGCCCAGGGGGACCGGATCGCCTTCTCGGACGCGTCCCGGGCGGTCGGCTACGCGGCCCTGGACGTCCGGACGAGGAGATTGGCGGGTGGGCTGAGAGCCGCGGGGGTCGCCGCGGGTGACCGGGTGGCGATCCTCCTCGGGAACCGGGTGGAGGCCATCGAGAGCTCCCTCGCGATCACCCGGGCGGCGGCGGTGGGCGTGCCGCTGAACCCGAGATCCTCGGACGCCGAGCTGGCCCACGCGCTGGGGGACAGCGCCGCCCAGGTGATCTTCACCGACGCCTCCCGCCTGCCCCAGGTGCGCCGGACCTCCTCGTCCCTCGTCGTCCTCGTGGGGGACGGCGACGATGCTCCGGACGGCTGCCTGCGGTACGAGGACCTGGCCGGGCGGGAAGCGCCCTGCCGGGCGGCGGACGACCTGGCTCTCGACGATCCCGCCTGGCTGCACTACACCTCGGGGACCACGGGCCGGGCCAAGGGCGTGCTCTCGACGCAACGTGCCGGGCTGTGGTCCGCGGCCGCCTGCCATGCGCCGATCTTCGGGCTGTCCGCGCGGGATCGGCTGCTGTGGCCGCTGCCGTTGTTCCACTCCTTCTCGTACTCGCTGTGCCTGCTTGGTGTGGTGGCGACGGGTGCGAGCGCCCACGTGCTCGGCGAGGAGAGCCTGCTCGACGCCTTGTACGAGCACGAGCCGACCATGCTGGCGGGGGTGCCGACCGTCTACCACCGGCTGGTGGAGTCCGCCCGGCGGGACGGGCGGAAGCCGTCCGGGCTGCGGCTGTGCGTCACGGCGGGGGCACCCCTCACCCCGCGCTTGTGCGCGGAGGCGGAGGAGGTGCTCGGCGCGCCGCTGCTCGACGCCTATGGCAGCACGGAGACGTGCGGCATGATCGCGGCGAATCGGCCGGAGGGGCCGCGCGTCGCCGGCTCCTGCGGGCCTCCGGTGCCGGGGGTGGAGATCCGGCTGGTGGATCCGCACAGTGCCGAGGACGTCCCGGACGAGGAGGAGGGCGAGGTCTGGGTCCGCGGTCCCGGGCTCATGCTCGGCTACCACGGCGACCGGGAGTCGCCTTTCGTGGACGGGTGGTACCGCACCGGCGACCTGGGGCGGCGGGTGGCGCACGGGCACCTCGCGCTCACCGGCCGGTTCAAGGAGCTGATCATCCGGGGTGGCGAGAACATCCATCCCGAGGAGGTCGAGCGGGTTCTGCTGGGCTGCCCAGGGGTGTCCGACGCGGTCGTGACGGGCGTGCCGCACGAGGTGTTCGGTGAGGTGCCGGTCGCGTTCGTCGTCCCGGGCCCCGAGGGGTTCGACCCGGAGGCCCTGCTGGCCGCGTGCCGGGCGGAGCTGACCGAGGCCAAGGTGCCCGACGCGGTGCACGTGATCGACGCCGTGCCGCGGACCTCGACCGGCAAGCCGAAGCGCCATGAGCTGACGGCCGCCGGCCTCGGCGGATCGGTGCGGGCCGGAGCGGCCTCCCTGGAACGGCTGGTGCTGGCCGAGGTCACGGCGGTGCTCGGGCCGGATTCCGGGGAAGCCGACCTGCGGCGGCCGTTCGCCGAGCTCGGGCTGACGTCCATGGCGGGGATCGTGCTGAGCGACCGGCTCAGCGCCAGGACCGGGGTCGAGCTCCCCAGCACCCTGGTGTTCGACCACCCGACCCCCGCCTCGGTGGCCGCCCACCTGCGAGCCAGGCTCGGCGGCGAGGCGAGGCCGCGCGGGCGGGCCGCCCTGGAACGTGCCCCGGCCGATGACGACCCGATCGCCATCGTGTCGATGGCCTGCCGGTACCCGGGCGGCGTCGCCTCACCGGAGGACCTGTGGCGGCTGGTGCTCGACGAGCGTGACGCCACCTCCGGCTTTCCCGAGGACCGGGACTGGGACGTGCAAGCGTTGTACGACCCCGATCCCGACATGCCCGGCAAGTCGCTGACGTTACGCGGCGGGTTCCTCGACAATCCCGCAGATTTCGACCCCGCGTTCTTCGGGATGTCCCCCAAGGAGGCACTGGCCACGGACCCGCAGCAGCGGTTGCTGCTGGAGACGTCGTGGGAGCTCTTCGAGCGGGCCGGCATCGACCCCGTGTCCGTACGGGGCAGCGACACCGGCGTGTTCGTGGGCGTGATGTACGACGACTACGGCATGCGGTTCATCAACGACCCCCACGAGCTGGAGGCGCACCTGGCGCTCGGGTCGGCCGGCAGCGTGGCCTCCGGCCGGATCTCGTACACGCTGGGCCTGCGCGGCCCGTCGATGACGCTGGACACGGCCTGCTCGTCGTCGCTCGTGGCGCTGCACCTGGCGGCCCGGGCGCTGCGGGCCGGGGAGTGCTCGCTGGCGGCGGCCGGCGGGGTGACCGTGATGGCGACACCCTCCACGTTCACCGCGTTCAGCCGGCTGCGCGGACTGGCCCCGGACGGCCGCTGCAAGTCGTTCGCCGCCGCCGCCGACGGCACGGGATGGTCGGAGGGGGCCGGGCTGCTGCTGCTGGAACGGTTGTCGGACGCCCGGCGCAACGGGCACCCGGTGCTGGCCCTGCTCCGGGGGACGGCCGTCAATTCCGACGGCCCGTCCAACGGGCTCGCCGCGCCCAGCGGCCCCGCGCAACAGGAGGTCATCCATGAGGCGTTGTCGGCGGCCGGCCTGGCGGTGCAGGACGTGGACGCGGTGGAGGCGCACGGGACGGGAACGATGCTGGGGGACCCGATCGAGGCGCAGGCGCTGATCGCGACCTACGGTTCGCGGCGGCCGGAGGCGCCACCGCTCCTGCTGGGCTCCGTGAAGTCGAACCTCGGCCACACCCAGGCCGCCGCCGGGGTGGCGGGGGTCATCAAGATGGTCCAGGCCCTGCGGCACGGCCTGCTGCCCCGCACCCTGCACGTCGACGCGCCCAGCGGGCATGTGGACTGGTCGCGCGGGACCGTGGAGCTGCTGACCGGGGCGCGGGCCTGGCCGGAGACGGGGCGGCCACGCCGGGCGGGCGTGTCCGCCTTCGGGATCAGCGGCACGAACGCGCACGTCATCCTGGAGCAGGCCCCCGAACCGGAGCCCGTTCCGGGGGCGCCGGGTTCCTGGGCGGCTGGTTCGGCGACGTCGGGTCCGGACGGGGCCGGTGCGTGCAGGCCGCCGTGGTTGTTGTCGGCCGCCGACGAGGCCGCGTTGCGCGCCAGGGCGCGTGATCTGGCCGCCCTCGGTGAGGTCGACGCCGTGGACGCGGCGTACTCGCTCGCCGTGTCCAGCTCCGCGTTGCCGCTGCGTGCCGTCGTCGCGAGGGGAGACCGGGCGGCGCTGGACGCGCTGGGACGCGGCGAGCCCCACCCGGACGTCCTGGTGAGCACCGCCCGTCCGGCGCCGCTCGCCATGCTGTTCACCGGCCAGGGCGCTCAGCGACCCGCCATGGGAGCACGGCTGAGGCAGGCGTTTCCCGCGTTCGCCGCGGCGTACGAGGAGGTGTGCCGGCACCTGGACCCGCACCTGCCGGCCGCGCTGGCGCACGTGATGGACCACGACGCCGCGCTGCTCGACCGTACGGACTTCACCCAGGCCGGCCTGTTCGCCTTCGAGGTGGCGATGTTCCGGCTGCTGGAGTCATGGGGGATCCGCCCGGACCACCTCGTCGGGCACTCCATCGGCGAGCTGGCGGCGGCGCACGTCGCCGGGGTGTTCACCCTGCCGGACGCGGCACGGCTGGTCGCGGCACGCGGGCGGTTGATGGGCGCCCTGCCCCCCGGCGGCGCGATGGTGGCGGTGCAGGCCACGGAGACGGAGGTGGCCGCGGCGCTGTCCGGCGACCTGTCCGGCGACCGGGCCGGCGACTGGGCCGGCGCGGCCGGCATCGCCTCGGTCAACGGCCCGCGTTCGGTGGTCGTCTCCGGTGCGGAGAGCGCCGTTTCCGCCGTGGCGGCCGGGTTCGCCGAGCGGGGACGGCGGACCACCCGGCTGCGGGTCAGCCACGCGTTCCACTCCCCGCTGATGGAGCCGATGCTCGGCGAGTACGGTGACGTGCTCGGGGACCTCACGCTGAGTTCCCCGGCGATCCCGGTGATCTCGACGGTGACCGGCCTGCCGGTGACCGAGGAGCTGCGCTCGCCGGAATACTGGGTGCGGCAGGTGCGCGAGCCGGTCCGGTTCGCGGCCGCCGTACGGGCGGCGGAGGAGCGGGGCGCGCGGTCCTACCTCGAGGTGGGGCCGGACGCGGTGCTGACCTCCCTGGTACGTGACTGCCTCGCCGCCGAGGACCCGGCGGTGGCGGCCACCGGGCGGGCCCGCGGCGACGACGTGGACGTGCTCCTCGAGGCCGTGGCCGCGCTGCACGCCGGCGGCGTACCGGTGAACTGGCGGGCCGTCTTCGCCGGCAGCGGCGCGCGGCTCATCGACCTGCCCACCTATCCCTTCCAGCGCCGCCGATATTGGGTGAGCCGCCACTCCACCGTCCACGGCGGCACCCTGCGGCATCCGATGCTCACCGGCGCCGAACCCGAACCCGGCACGAACCGGGTCCTGTGCCGGGGCCGCCTGTCCGCCGGAACGCACCCGTGGCTCGCCGGGCACGTGGCCGGGGGCCGCACGCTGGTGCCGGCGACCGTCCTGGTCGAGCTGGCCGTCCGCGCCGGCGACGAGGTCGACTGCGACCTCCTGGAGGACCTGGCGATCGTCGCCCCGCTCGAACTCCCGGCCGCGGGCGGCGTCCGCCTCCAGGTCACCCTCGGCGAACCGGACGAGACGGGCAGGCGGACCGTCGACCTCGACTCCCGTCCCGACGACGCGGGCACCCGTGAGCCCTGGACCCGGCATGCGACGGGGACGCTCGGCGTCACCGCTCCCGGCAAGCCGGACGAAACCGCCGCGTGGCCGCCCGCGGACGCCACACCCGTGCACGTCGAGGGCGCCTACGACGTCCTGGCCGCGGCCGGCCTCGCCTACGGTCCCGCGTTCCGCGGCGTACGGGCGGTGTGGCGGCGTGACGGAGATCTGTTCGCCGAGGTCCGGCTGCCCGACGCGGAGAGCGCGGCAGGGTACGTGATGCACCCCGCGTTGCTGGACGCCGCGCTGCACGCGAGCCTCGTCGCCGCCCCCGAGCTCGCCGAGGCCCGGTTGCCCTTCTCCTTCTCCGGCGTGCGGCTGCTCGCCTCCGGTGCCACGGAACTGCGGGTCCACGTACGGGAGCTGGGAGACAGCCGGATCCGGCTGAACCTCGCCGACGGCGCCGGCTCACCGGTCGCCCGGATCGAAACCGTGACGCTGCGGCGGCCGGCCGGGCAGCACCCCCCTCGGCGGCCTGCCGGAAACCTCTACGGTGTGCGGTGGGTCGAGCCGGAGCAGAACGGTGAGCCCACCGGCCCGCGGGACGATGTCGTCGTGCACGTCCAGGGCCGGTCGCGGGGCTCCGACCCGGTGGCCGCGGTGCACGCCGCCACCACCGAGGCCCTTGAGATGCTGGGGTCCTGGAGCGCGTCCGGTCTCGCGGAAGGCCGGCGCCTGGTCGTGGTGACGCGGGACGCCACCTCGCCGGACCCCGACCTGGCCGCCGCGGCGGTGTGGGGGCTCGTACGCGTCGCCCAGGCGGAGTATCCGGGCCACATCGTGCTGGCCGATGCCGACGACAGCCCGGAGTCCGCCGCCGCGCTGCGGGCGGCACGCGCGTCCGGCGAGCCGGTCCTGGCCATCCGCGCCGGCACGATCCTGGTCCCACGCCTGACCGAAACCGGCCGGGAGGAGGGTGGTCCGGGCGGGGAGGCGGTGGGGACACTCGACACGCGCGGCACCGTTCTGGTGACCGGTGGCACGGGCGCCCTCGGGTCCGTGCTGGCACGGCACCTGGCCACCCACCACTCGGCGCGCCACCTCCTGCTCGCGAGCCGGCGTGGCGAGGCCGCCGATGGGGTGGACGCGCTGCGGGCCGAGCTGGCGGACCTCGGGGTGTCCGTGCGGGTCGCCGCGTGCGACATCTCCGACCGCGCGGCCGTGCGCGCCCTGGTGACCGCCGCCGACCCGCCGCTGAGCGCGATCGTGCACGCCGCGGGCGTCCTGGACGACGGGGTGCTGGACGCGCTGACCCCGCAGCGGATGGCGAAGGTGCTGCGCCCCAAGGTGGACGCGGCCTGGCACCTGCACGAGCTGGCGCGCGACCTCGGCCTGTCGTCGTTCGTGCTGTTCTCCTCCGCGGCCGGCCTGCTGGGCAACGCCGGGCAGGCCAACTACGCCGCGGCCAACGCCTTCCTCGACGCGCTGGCCCGGCATCGTGCCGCGCGGGGACTGCCCGCACTGTCGCTGGTCTGGGGGCCGTGGCTGCACGCCGGCGGCATGGCGGGCGCCGTACGCCACGGTCCGCTGGCGCCGGTGACCGACGAGCAGGGCCTGAGCCTGTTCGATGCCGCGCTGGCCTCGCCGGAGCCCGTGCTCGCTCCGCTCCTGCTCGACCGCGCGTGGAACGGGCCCGTACCGGAGCTGCTCCGCGGCCTGCTGCGCCGGGCGCGCCCCACCGCCGGCACCACATCGCAGGAGGAAGGGCCGGGGACGTGGCGCCGGAGGCTCGCCCCGCTGCCGCCCGGCGAGCGGCTTGCCGCGCTGGTGGAGGCGGTACGAGCCGAGGTGGCCACCGTCCTGGGCCACGCCGGCGCGGACGAGGTGCGGCTCGACCGGTCGTTCGCCGAGCTCGGCCTCGACTCGCTCGCCGGCGTCATGCTCCGCAACAGGCTGAGCACGCTCACCGGGCTGCGGCTGCCCGCGACCGTGGCGTTCGACCACCCCGGCACGGAACAACTGGCCGGACACCTCCTCGACCTGCTCGGCGAAGCCCTGCCACAGCGGGAGCACGAGGCCCTGCCGCAGCCGGAACCCGGACCCGTGAAATCCCTGATCGCCCCTCTCTACCGCAGGATGTCGCAGGCCGGTCAGGAGGTGGAGGCGATGCGCATGCTGGTCGTCGCGTCGATGGCCCTGCCGACGTTCCCGTCCGAGCTTCGGCAAGCGCACGCCCTGCCACCCGAACGGCTGGCGACCGGGCCCGGCGGGACCGCCCTGATCTGCTTCCCCGACTTCTACCCGCGGGTCGCCACGGGGATCTACGGCAGGCTCGCCGACCTCTTCGCGGGCGAACGCGACGTGTACGAGATCCCCTACCCGGGCCTGTCGGGCGGAGGTGTCGTGCCCGAGGACTGGCACACCCTGATCGACCTGCACACCGAGACCATCCAGCGCCACTTCGGCGAGCGCCCCGTCGTGCTCGCCGGCTATTCCGTCGGCGGGTGCACCGCCCAGGCCGTCGCCACCCGGCTCACCGAGGCCGGGACACCACCCGCCGGCATCGCCATGATCGACACCTACCACGTGACAGGCGAGAACGAGGCCGAGCAGTGGCTCCTCGGCATGCCCGCCCACCGGGCGGCACAGCTGGGAGAGCTCTTCGACGAGCTCTTCGACGACACGTCCCTGGTCGCGATGGGGGCCTACACCCGGATCCTGCGCGGCTGGCAGCCACGGCCGGCCGGCGCGCCGACGCTGCTGCTGCGCGCCCAGGACCCCCTTCCCTACCTGGGCGAGCACCCGCCAGGAGGCTCCGCGTGGCCGCCGCCCGTCGACATCGTCGAGGTGCCCGGCCACCACTTCCAGCTCATCACCGACCGGATCGGGACCACCACGTCCGCCCTCCGAACCTGGATCTCGACCCTGCCCTGAACCGCCAGGGCGGCGGAGGCTTCCCGGCAGGGGAGGCGATCGGTGCGGTGGGCTGCGGGGGCACCCACCGCACCGCGCCCCCGGTCACGCGCTGCTCGCCACCGCCGAGGTCTTGAAGACCAGGAGGGTCACCACGTCCGGTCAAGGATGGACGATGACGGTGTGTCCGGTGTGCTCCATCAGTTCGCCGATCACGGGAGCACCTGGGATCTCCCCGGCGACGAGCAGTCCCCCCGAGGTCTGCGCGTCGGCGAGGAGCAGCAGCGTCTCCTCCGGGACGTCGCCGTGGCCGAGGTGGGGTGCCACCCAGTCGAGGTTGTGCCGGGAACCCCCGGGGACGAACCCCTCCCGTACGGCCCGCGCCGCCCCGTCCAGCACGGGGACGGCGGAGGCGTGGATCACGGCGGTGACCCCGGAGGCGCGGGCGAGCTTGTGCAGGTGTCCGAGCAGGCCGAAGCCGGTGACGTCGGTGGCGCAGCGGATGCCGGCGGCCAGGGCCGCGCGGGAGGCGTCCGCGTTGAGCCTGGTCATGGTCTCCACGGCGTGCGGGAAGACCTCGCCGGTGCGCTTGTGCCGGTTGTTGAGCACGCCCAGGCCGAGTGGCTTGGTCAGCGACAGCGGCAGGCCGGGGCGGCCGGCGTCGTTGCGGAGCAGCCGGCCGGGGTCGGCGGTGCCGGTGACGGCCAGGCCGTACTTGGGCTCGGCGTCGATGACGCTGTGCCCGCCGGCCAGATGGCAGCCGGCCCGC
This window encodes:
- a CDS encoding alpha/beta fold hydrolase is translated as MPRRTSPLALVLVAMATLLAATTSCGAGGTGTGEEAPGAGGKGGITWEPCEEEPAVECGRLAVPIDWSKPDGPKVDLALARRKATDPSARIGSLLINPGGPGNSGVNGMFRPAGFSAEVQRHFDIVGYDPRGVARSGSVTCSASVYNEMPSPIMTSQDDYDKWISFNKRLHADCRKRTGPLYDHLDSLNVARDMDAIRAALGDDKLTSYGVSYGTLAQQMYAELFPDRIRAMVLDGSMDHSLDAKAFQVSEAAAVQDGFDEFVAWCERDTGCVLHGRDVRALWQGLLEKASRGELYWPGVTGRPVSAHNLRWLGVILNEAPDWRLEAQVLNALDGGPVPDNMPGPPGNGPVSGNTAELPTAILCSDFDLSLRDYDEYADVMSGAGAAAPDMRYNPMPMGDMPICQGHPVTNPQHRLEYKGSAPLLVSTSMHDPSTPYEWSANVAEQLGSKATLFTYEGWGHGIYGKTPCITTAMDGYLISLTVPAQGTRCPAEERQD
- a CDS encoding type I polyketide synthase, which encodes MAHSELIRTVPELLARHAAAQGDRIAFSDASRAVGYAALDVRTRRLAGGLRAAGVAAGDRVAILLGNRVEAIESSLAITRAAAVGVPLNPRSSDAELAHALGDSAAQVIFTDASRLPQVRRTSSSLVVLVGDGDDAPDGCLRYEDLAGREAPCRAADDLALDDPAWLHYTSGTTGRAKGVLSTQRAGLWSAAACHAPIFGLSARDRLLWPLPLFHSFSYSLCLLGVVATGASAHVLGEESLLDALYEHEPTMLAGVPTVYHRLVESARRDGRKPSGLRLCVTAGAPLTPRLCAEAEEVLGAPLLDAYGSTETCGMIAANRPEGPRVAGSCGPPVPGVEIRLVDPHSAEDVPDEEEGEVWVRGPGLMLGYHGDRESPFVDGWYRTGDLGRRVAHGHLALTGRFKELIIRGGENIHPEEVERVLLGCPGVSDAVVTGVPHEVFGEVPVAFVVPGPEGFDPEALLAACRAELTEAKVPDAVHVIDAVPRTSTGKPKRHELTAAGLGGSVRAGAASLERLVLAEVTAVLGPDSGEADLRRPFAELGLTSMAGIVLSDRLSARTGVELPSTLVFDHPTPASVAAHLRARLGGEARPRGRAALERAPADDDPIAIVSMACRYPGGVASPEDLWRLVLDERDATSGFPEDRDWDVQALYDPDPDMPGKSLTLRGGFLDNPADFDPAFFGMSPKEALATDPQQRLLLETSWELFERAGIDPVSVRGSDTGVFVGVMYDDYGMRFINDPHELEAHLALGSAGSVASGRISYTLGLRGPSMTLDTACSSSLVALHLAARALRAGECSLAAAGGVTVMATPSTFTAFSRLRGLAPDGRCKSFAAAADGTGWSEGAGLLLLERLSDARRNGHPVLALLRGTAVNSDGPSNGLAAPSGPAQQEVIHEALSAAGLAVQDVDAVEAHGTGTMLGDPIEAQALIATYGSRRPEAPPLLLGSVKSNLGHTQAAAGVAGVIKMVQALRHGLLPRTLHVDAPSGHVDWSRGTVELLTGARAWPETGRPRRAGVSAFGISGTNAHVILEQAPEPEPVPGAPGSWAAGSATSGPDGAGACRPPWLLSAADEAALRARARDLAALGEVDAVDAAYSLAVSSSALPLRAVVARGDRAALDALGRGEPHPDVLVSTARPAPLAMLFTGQGAQRPAMGARLRQAFPAFAAAYEEVCRHLDPHLPAALAHVMDHDAALLDRTDFTQAGLFAFEVAMFRLLESWGIRPDHLVGHSIGELAAAHVAGVFTLPDAARLVAARGRLMGALPPGGAMVAVQATETEVAAALSGDLSGDRAGDWAGAAGIASVNGPRSVVVSGAESAVSAVAAGFAERGRRTTRLRVSHAFHSPLMEPMLGEYGDVLGDLTLSSPAIPVISTVTGLPVTEELRSPEYWVRQVREPVRFAAAVRAAEERGARSYLEVGPDAVLTSLVRDCLAAEDPAVAATGRARGDDVDVLLEAVAALHAGGVPVNWRAVFAGSGARLIDLPTYPFQRRRYWVSRHSTVHGGTLRHPMLTGAEPEPGTNRVLCRGRLSAGTHPWLAGHVAGGRTLVPATVLVELAVRAGDEVDCDLLEDLAIVAPLELPAAGGVRLQVTLGEPDETGRRTVDLDSRPDDAGTREPWTRHATGTLGVTAPGKPDETAAWPPADATPVHVEGAYDVLAAAGLAYGPAFRGVRAVWRRDGDLFAEVRLPDAESAAGYVMHPALLDAALHASLVAAPELAEARLPFSFSGVRLLASGATELRVHVRELGDSRIRLNLADGAGSPVARIETVTLRRPAGQHPPRRPAGNLYGVRWVEPEQNGEPTGPRDDVVVHVQGRSRGSDPVAAVHAATTEALEMLGSWSASGLAEGRRLVVVTRDATSPDPDLAAAAVWGLVRVAQAEYPGHIVLADADDSPESAAALRAARASGEPVLAIRAGTILVPRLTETGREEGGPGGEAVGTLDTRGTVLVTGGTGALGSVLARHLATHHSARHLLLASRRGEAADGVDALRAELADLGVSVRVAACDISDRAAVRALVTAADPPLSAIVHAAGVLDDGVLDALTPQRMAKVLRPKVDAAWHLHELARDLGLSSFVLFSSAAGLLGNAGQANYAAANAFLDALARHRAARGLPALSLVWGPWLHAGGMAGAVRHGPLAPVTDEQGLSLFDAALASPEPVLAPLLLDRAWNGPVPELLRGLLRRARPTAGTTSQEEGPGTWRRRLAPLPPGERLAALVEAVRAEVATVLGHAGADEVRLDRSFAELGLDSLAGVMLRNRLSTLTGLRLPATVAFDHPGTEQLAGHLLDLLGEALPQREHEALPQPEPGPVKSLIAPLYRRMSQAGQEVEAMRMLVVASMALPTFPSELRQAHALPPERLATGPGGTALICFPDFYPRVATGIYGRLADLFAGERDVYEIPYPGLSGGGVVPEDWHTLIDLHTETIQRHFGERPVVLAGYSVGGCTAQAVATRLTEAGTPPAGIAMIDTYHVTGENEAEQWLLGMPAHRAAQLGELFDELFDDTSLVAMGAYTRILRGWQPRPAGAPTLLLRAQDPLPYLGEHPPGGSAWPPPVDIVEVPGHHFQLITDRIGTTTSALRTWISTLP
- the selD gene encoding selenide, water dikinase SelD, which translates into the protein MVRLTQYAQGGGCACKIPAGDLERLLGSSELPLPRDSAAELLVGLESGDDAAVVRTQDGTVIISTADFFTPVVDDPCDWGRIAAANALSDVYAMGGRPLVALNLLCWPPDRLPYELAAEVLRGGAEVAARAGCHLAGGHSVIDAEPKYGLAVTGTADPGRLLRNDAGRPGLPLSLTKPLGLGVLNNRHKRTGEVFPHAVETMTRLNADASRAALAAGIRCATDVTGFGLLGHLHKLARASGVTAVIHASAVPVLDGAARAVREGFVPGGSRHNLDWVAPHLGHGDVPEETLLLLADAQTSGGLLVAGEIPGAPVIGELMEHTGHTVIVHP